A region of the Bdellovibrio sp. ArHS genome:
TCTCGCTTCACTTCCCTTTGGACGTCACTACTGGAAACTTGTGGGGACTTCTTCCCTGGGGAATGTGATTGCGGAAAGCCCCATTTATAAAACCGAGATTTTGGCGCGATATGCCCCCACGGTCGTCTTCCCCACAGCCGATGCGGATATCCCTGCGGCGAAAACACCGTATGACATGACTTTTAAGTGGCAAAAAGGCGACGACACACGCCAAATGACTTTGGAAGTTTGGTCCGATGCGAATTTGCAAAAAAAGATTGCGACTCAATCTTTCGCAAACGAAGAAAGTTACACACTGCCGTCTTTAAAAGCCGGTACCTATTATTGGCGCCTGAGTTCTTACTACATTGAGTCCGACAAACCCGTCTTAGGAAAAGTTCAAAAATTCACAGTGAAGCCGGCAGAGCAAGTGCAGGCCAAAGTGGAACGGGCTCCTTTGATTCCGGTCAACGTCGACTTCACCATGCCGGAAAATCAATGGACACAGTATTACGTGGAAAAACCGCAAGTGGGTTTGACTTGGAAAGCGGATAAGACCGAGGACGTCGCCCTTTATCGCGTCAAGCTCTTGGAAGAAAATGCCGACCCGAACTCGGCCACCAGCTTGGAAGTGAAAGACACGAAGTTTTCAGCCCCTGTCGCGAAGCCGGGCCGCTACATTGCCTCGATCGAAGCGGTGAACAAAGAAGGTCAAATTCTTGGCACTAAATTATCCCAGCCTTTGACGGTGGCGCCACTGCCATTGCTGCAAGCGCCGCTTTTCGTTCCCACCGAGGGTCTGCTGCAGGCTTCTCTTGATGGCCGCACACAATTAGAGTGGACGAAATTGGATGGCGCCAAAGAATATTGGCTCACCATCCGCAAGGATGGCAAAGAGCTGAAACGCTCGAAGTACACAAACAATATGACAGCATTAAAAAATCTTCTTCCTGGAGAATACGAAATCGAACTGTCGGCTATGGACAACTATGGCCGAAGCAGTGAGGTCGCTCCGGCAAGAAAGCTTCTGGTGCCAGATAAATCCAATCTGCGCGCGCCGACGTTGAAAAAGATCAAGGTGAATTGATGCGTTTGCTGATGGCCTTTGTAATTCTGATTTTCACATTCTGGACCGGCTCGGTCTGGGCGGCGCCCTATCGCCGTTTGGTGAACTTCGAGTGGGACGCCATCGAGGGCGCAAAAAGCTATGACATCGAATTACGCCAGGTCAAAGAAGATCCGAAGAATGCCAAAACCTTTACTTTCAAAGTGAAAGAGGCGGCCTGGAATGGGCGCTTGACCCCTGGAAAATATCTCATGAAATTGCGTGCCCGCGATTACCGTGGCGTCCCTGGTGACTGGTCACCCGAAAGTGATTTCAACGTGGGCCTAGAGGCCGCCGTTCTGAAATTCCCCGCCCCGCGCGCAAAAATCGCCAGCAAAGAAGACGACAGTGTGAAAATGGAATTCACCTGGAAGCCTGTCGGCGGCGCGGATATGTATCAATTTGTTCTGACTTCTGAGGACGGAAAAACCCAAATCAGTGAAGTCGTTCGCGACACCAAAATGAAAGCGTCCCTGCCGGTTGCCAGCAATTATACCTGGAAGGTTTTAGCAGCAACCGAAGAGGGCATTCGCAGTGACGCCACCTCTGTCGGACAATTTTCCGTCTTAGGAAAGGCATTGGAAAATCCCAGAATTGAAAAACCGGAAAGTGAATTTGTTCGTGAGGTCAAGTGGACTCGCCCGAAGCATGTCACTTCTTTTGATGTTTTCGTTTTAAAGTTGAATGAAAAAGATAAAAAATGGGAAAAGTATAAAGTCGTCGAGAACACTCAAGACGAATCTTTGCCTTTTGATGAAACCTGGCCGGGCGGCCGCTATCAGGTTGTGGTTCGCGGTAAATCCAACTTGCGCCCCAGCTCGCAACTGGCCAAACAAAGTTTCGCCGTACGCCACGGAGACCGCTCCCCCGCGGCGGAATACACCGCGCTGGTGCGCAAATCCATCGACCGTGTGACGGGATGGTATGCCGTGGCCAGCTATCTTATTACGGAAATGCAGTTCAGCGGAAAAAATCCAGAAAAGAATTCCGCAGTGGCCTACAGTGCTTTGGGGGGAACGGGCCGATTGGGACTGGGTTGGTTTGGCGATCGCACACCATGGGGCTTTTTGGCCATCTTGGATATGAGCGGCTTCACTTTCAACGGTAAAACTCAAACTTTCGCCTCTGCCGAAGCCAATGCTGTTTATCGCAAAAATCTGGGTGATCGCGGGGAAGTCCGTTTCCAAGTAGGACCTTACTATAAAGAACTTCCTGAAACCGTTGGTGACCCCTTCTCGGGAAATTCAGAAGATTTGAAAATCACTTCAGCAGGTCCACATTTTGGCGCTGAATACTGGTATTCTTTAACGCCGAAACTGGGCATTCAGATCAACGCGCACATGTATGTGTCTCTTCTAAAAATCAGCACGCCCAATGGCGCTCCATTGACCCCGTCGATGTCGACGCAATATGGATTTTTGGGAAGCTACCGCTTCACCCCGACTTTCACCGGTTTGGTCGGATACGCCCGCCGGGAAGATAAAATGAGCTACAAAGCGATTCCGGCATCAGACAATTTCGCCGTAGACGGAGATACCAATGAATCAACCATCGTCGGAAACTATCTAAATATTTTCGCGGAGTGGGCTTTCTAAGCTCTGGGAGATGATATGAGAATACCTATTTCGACAAAACTCATTACGGTGACAATCCTGATCCTGGTCGCGGCGACAGGAACGATCACCTGGATCTCTTCGGACTACTTCGAGAAAAAGGCTTCCGAGCAGGTCGATATCGCGAACTTAGAGTCCGCAGCGGCCAAAGCCAAGGAAGTGGAAAACATCGTCAGTTCGTTGGTCGACAAAACCCGTGTCACGGCCTCGGTTTTGATGAAAGACACCTCTGATCAAAATGCCGCCAGCAATGATTTTGAATTCAACTTCACTAAAGATAAAAACTTTGTCTCTTTAGAAATTCTGAAACTTGATGGAACTGCGGTACAAACCGTGGTTCGCAGAGTGAAAGAAGATGTTCTACGCCCCTATAATTTGGGCAGCAACTACATCATCAATGTTCGCTCCTGGCAGAAATTCCCGATCCGCAATGTTGCCCAAGGGAATGTCGAACTTAAAAACGCCTCTTATCCGAAAGCCCCCGCGATGATCACGATCGGTATTCCCTTGATTCGTGATGCCCAAGGAAAAATCACTCACGTGGCTTTGGCGGACATCACGCTGGCTCCTTTGGAAAAGCCCTTCACCGACCCTTCTGAAAGAACTCAGTATCTGGTGGATCGTTATGGCGAACTCTTGGCGCACAAAGATGAACAAAAAGCCATGGCGCGGTTGAATGTCAGCAACAATCCTTTTGTAAAAAAGGCTCTTGCGCAAAAATCACCTCAATACCAGACAAAATTTATCGATCCTGATTTCGAAAAGAACTATTTCGGCGCCTCGGTGAAAACTTCTTTCGGCGCCACAGTGATTTCACAGACCTCCGAAGAAACAATTCTGGAAGTGTCGCGCGAAGTACGACGCCGAGCGATTTTCGTGGCGGGTTCGGCGATATCCATGGCGATTTTCTTTATCTTCTTGTTCTCTATGACCCTCACCTCGCCCATCGAAAAACTGGCGGATATGATCAATCTGGTTTCTAAGGGTAACTTCGATGTGAAAGCCCGCACTCAGGTGAAGTCCCACGATGAAGTGGGTGATTTGGCCGAAGCCTTTGATCACATGACCGAAGGTCTTAAAGAACGCGACAAAGTGAAAAGTCTTTTCTCGAAGTTCCACGGCTCTTCCGTCGCGGAGGATTTGATCGGTAAAGACATTGGTGTCGGTGGACAATCCAAAGACGTGGTCGTCTTCTTCTCGGACATTCGTGGTTTTACCGCCTTCTCGGAAAAGCGCTCGCCAGAAGAAGTTGTGGAAATGCTGAATGAATACTTCGGAGTGATGGTGAAGATCATCAACTCACACGGCGGTGTCGTCGATAAATTTATCGGAGACGCGATCATGGCCGTGTGGGGGGCTCCGAAAAGTTCGGACCGGGACGCTCACAAAGCGGTTCGCGCCTGTCTGGAAATGCGTCGTGCCCTTGAAATTCTGAATGAGACACGCATTGGCCGAGGCCAGCCTCCGATCAACATCGGAATGGGGCTGCATGCCGGACTGGCAATTTCAGGAACCATCGGTTCTGACGAGCGTATGGAGTATACCGTTATCGGCAATACCGTGAACACGGCCTCTCGTATCGAAGCTTCAACCAAAGCCTTCGGTGCGGATCTGTTGATCTCAGATACCGTGATAGAAAAAATTGGCGAAGATTTTAAAACCGAACTGGCTGGTGCCGCCGAGGTTAAAGGTCGCTCTGAAGCTCTTAAGATGTTCAAGGTTCGCGGCTACCGCGCCGAAGACGGCACTCTCGTTGAAGTGAAAACACCGTATTCGGATTACGAAGCCGAGGCGGCCGACAAAGTTAAAGTCAAGGCCGCTTAAAGCTTCACACTCAGGCCGTCTTTCAAAGCCAATCCCTGCGCTCGCAACGCGGGGATCAAACCCATCAAAGTTCCACCGACAAAAGTGATCAGAATATAAAGCAGTTCCATGCTGGTGAGCCAAGGCCCCACCAGATAAAGACCAAACTCCCCTTCGATCCACGGGCGCAGCACTGCCAATAAAGTCCAAGAAAAAAGTGTTCCCAAGACAATACCAACCACCGTAAGCAAAGCTGATTCAAATACCAACAACCCCACGATTTGCGAGGACTTTGCCCCGACCGCACGCAGGATCGCCATTTCCCGGCGACGCTCATTTAAGGTTGTCGTTAAGGCAATCAGCATCGAAACAAGCCCAACAAGAACCACCATCCAAGAGATAATTCTTAAAACGCCTTCGACATAAGAAAGACCATTCCACAATTCACTTAAGGCGACCCCCGGAATGACTGCCAGTAAAGGTTCTTCTTTGTAGTTATTGATTTCTCGCTGCAGCTTCAAAGTTTCAATGCGTGACTTTGCGCCCACGAAAAAAGCTGTCAACGTATGAACTTTCAAACTTTCTTTATGCAACTGCTCGCGAGGAATCGCTTTTTCCGCCGTCGGAGCCGCCCCATCCGCCCAATCAATATGCAGGGCTTCCATGCCTTCCAAAGACATGTAAACAGCGCGATCCAAAGGGGTTCCGGTCGCTTCCATAATTCCCGTCACCACAAAGGGTTTGTCGGCATGATTCTGAATGCCCTCCCCTTTAGTGACTCCGTGAGCGACCACAATACGATCCCCTAAGCGGTACTTCAATTTACGCGCAACATCCGCACCGATGACTACATCCCACAAGTCTTTAAAGACGGCCCCTTGGGCAAGTTGTACTTTTTGATTGCCGCGAAAATGATAGTGATTAAAAAAATCTTCCGTCGTGCCGACGACGCGGAAACCGCGATGACCATCGCCCAACGAGTACGGAATCGTCCATTCGATCGCAGGGTGCTTTTTAAGATCCTGATAAGTTTCGTAGGAAATATTGTGAGTGGCGTTTCCCATGTTGAAAACCGTATACAGAATCAACTGCAAAGAACCACTGCGGGCGCCCACGATCAAATCTGTCTTACTGATCGTCTGAGTGAAACCTTCTTCAGCGGCCCGCTTTGCTCTTTCCACGGACAAAAGAAGCATCACACTTAAGGCAATTGAAAGCACGGTCAAGGTCGTTGCAAAAGCGCGATTCTTTAAAGATTTAATAGCAAGTTTAAGAAAGACCATTATCCAACCCTATTGATGGAGTCTAACGAGATGCTGCGACTAAAAAGTTTTTCCATGGTGCGATCATGCGAAACAAAGACAACAGTGGTTCCATAGAGATCCGCCAATTCAAACATCAGCTTCAGAAACTTTTCACGATGATCTGTATCCAGGGCCGAAGTGGGCTCGTCGGCTAAAATCAAGTCGGGCTTTCCCAGCAAAGCCCGCGCCACCGCGACCCGCTGCTGTTGTCCCACACTCAGCTGAGACACTTTTTTACCCAGAAGATCACCAATTCCCAGATTGCCACACAACGCGCGGATCACCATCTCGGTGTCAACACTTCCCAGACGCGCTTTCCGCGCCGGGCTAAGGTGTAACGGCAATTCGATATTTTCCTGAACACTCAAGTACGGAATCAAATTGAAGTTTTGAAAGACATACCCCATGTGCTCCGCGCGAAAAGCATCGCGGTCGGCATCGGTCATCTTTCCGAAATCAAACCCCAAAATTTTCAGACTTCCCTGCGTCGGCTTTAAAACACCCGAAAACAACTCTAACAACGTGGTCTTACCAGTGCCACTGGGACCATAAAGAAAAAGCTCTTCCCCGCGCAAGACCGAAAACTCGGGAATCTTCAATGTCGGTTGCGATTGGCCCGGATAGGTGTATTGCAGATCACGCACCTCAATCAGGATGTTACTTGAGCTCAACGCTGTCTCCGTTCTTCTGTACCTGCAGTGACTTTTGCACGCCATCCGCCAGCACATCCACTTGAACCTTCTTCAAACGGGAAAACTGTTTGGTAAAATTAAAGGTGATAGTACTTCCGGCCACGGGAGTCGCACAAGTTACATTGAATTCAGCTTCAATTTCGGCGTGAGAATCCTGTTGGTTCACTTCAAATATGTCTTTTTTAATTGCACATTTCAAAGCGGGATCTAAAACAATCATTTCAGCGATTTTTTCTTCCAATTTGGCCAAAGCCTTTTCTTTTTTCTGTTTGTCGGCTTTGGTTTTCGCCTGGTGTTCAAACCCCATGATGGCTTCCGCAGGAACATGAAGTTCAATTTTTCCGTTCTTTCCATCAAAAGCCACACTGACTTTTCCCGCACCGTGAACGTGGGCCCCATGTTCGCGGGCTGCAAAAAGCATTGTCGAAAGCAGAAGAATCTTAATCATACGAACTCCTTCGAGAAAATTATTTGTAGGGTTCTACGGCATCGCCGATAAGTTCAAACGACGCGTCTCCGTACATGGATTTCTTGGTGACCAGGTTCAAAGTACCATAGACCCAGATCGGACCGACGGCCACTTCTGTGCCTTTCTTCATTTTCACGTAGACCATTTGATTCGGCGGTGGTGGTGGCACGTGAATGCACGCCTGGGGACTGGGGACTAACAAAAACTCCACGACGTCACGTTGCTCATCTTCCAAGGGGACCATGAAGCCCGGAATCTTGACACCCTTTCCGTGCAGAGCTTGAAGTTCTGATGACGACTTTCCGGTTATGTAGTCCATTTCACCTAAAAGGCGCCAATCAACCTCAACACCGGTTAAAGCGGCGCTGCGACTGAACATCGTTTGATAGACCACCGCGCCGATAACGACGACTAAAACGGCCACTCCTGCAAATACCCATTTTTTCATTTTCTGTCCTGATTCCATGTCATTTTCTATTAAAAACGCGGACCTACCTAAATGCAATAGCTTTGCGCACTGCCCGGCGCTCTGATATAACCTAGAGGTCATTCCGTTAGTATTGAGGACGTAATATGAGCAATAAAATTCAGCGAGTTCGCGGCACCCGAGATCTGCTTCCCGAGGACAGTCTTCTTTTCCGTTTTGTCGAAGAATCTGCCTATGAAAAGGCTCTTTTGTACGGATATGGAGAGATTGAAACCCCCATTTTCGAATTTTCTGACGTTTTTCATCGCACTCTGGGCGAAACCTCTGATGTCGTGAATAAAGAGACTTATGATTTTACCGACCGTGGAGGAGAAAGCCTCACATTAAGACCTGAGGGGACTGCGGGCGTGGCGCGGGCTTTTATCTCTGAAGGAATGATGCAGAACCTGCCCTTGAAGTTTTATTATTCGGGTCCCATGTTCCGTTATGAGCGCCCCCAAAAAGGACGCTACCGTCAATTTTATCAATTGGGCGCAGAGTGTTTAGGTTATGACAGTCCCCTGGCCGATGTTGAATGCATCGCCATGGCTTGGGACATCTTAAAAAAAATTGGAATCTCTACCGAGTGCACTTTGGAAATCAACACTCTTGGCGACAGCGAAAGCCGAGCCGCTTATCGCGAAGCACTGGTGAAGTATTTCACCGCGCATCAGGATCAGCTTTCCGCCGACAGCAAAATGCGTTTAGAGAAAAACCCTTTGCGGATTTTGGATTCCAAGGATGAGGGCGATAAAAAGCTCAATGCCCTGGCGCCGAAATTGGAACAATATCTTAATGAAACTTCCCAACATTTTTTCAAAAAAGTTTTAGCGGGAATTGAGAAGCTGGGAATTCCCTACAACGTAAATTCCCACCTGGTTCGTGGCCTGGATTATTACTGCCATACTGTGTTTGAGTTCACGACAACGAAATTGGGAGCCCAAGGCACCGTGCTTGCTGGCGGACGCTATGACGGCCTGATTGAAACAATGGGGGGCCCTAAAACTCCCGGCGTGGGATGGGCTGCCGGCATTGATCGCTTGGCCGATCTGACTCCGAAAGAACTTGCGACCAAAAAAGAAGTCATCATTGCCGTCGTCGGAGCTGACGATCTGGGCGAAGAAGAAAGCGTAAAAGTGGCGCACGAGATTCGTTCGCGCGGATTTAAAACTGAAAACTTCCTTTCCGGAAAAATGCAAAAGAAGATGCAAAAGGCCAACAAGATCGGCGCGCATTACGCTTTGATTTTAGGCGGTAACGAAGTGACAAACAAAACCGTAACGGTGAAAAACTTCGCAACCGGAGAACAAAAAGAAATCTCTCGCGCCGATCTGGCGACCTTTGATTTCAAATAGAGGTCCTGTCAAAGACTTCGACTAAAGACTGAGCTTCAACGGCGGAAATATTCTTTCCGCCGTTTTCTTTTTTATTTCTCGCAGAAATTATCGACAAATCTCCAGTATATGACCTCGCATTCGTATTTGCGCTGTTCATTTCTTTAGGGAAATTGCGTCCCTGCTACTTAACATTGTGACGAAGTCGCACCGTCTATCGCGGATGCGGATCTAAAAACCTCTGGAGAAAAAGAAATGAAAAATTTTTTAAAACCTGTCGGCGGAATAATTGCGCTGACACTCACTCTGCACGTTTCTCCCTCCACCGTTCTGGCACAAAATCCGGGATTTCGCCCGGGCCTGAAAGAAATGACTCAGGAAGAGCAGCAAAAACTTCAACGCCGGAAAATTAAAAAAGTTCGCCCCAACCGTCTAGGGTTGGAACGCGTTAATAAAGAAAGACAACGTCGCGGGCAAGCTCCTTTGCAAGTGCCGACCAACCAACCTGAAGTTGATATTGAGGACTCTCTTCAAGCTGCCGCACCTTCTCCCTCTATTGAAAGTGCAGCAAACTCTCTTCTGGGGGCCGCTCCTGCTCAAGTGGATAACTCGGCTTTGCCTTCTTTCCCACCCATTGTCAGCCAGGGAACTTTGGGTTCCTGCGTGGCCTTTGCGACCACTTACTATCTCATGAGTCATGAGGTCTGCTTGACGCTGGGCTGTGACAATAAAACTCAAAGTGCGCGTCTTTATTCGCCAAAGTGGACTTACAATATGATCAATGGCGGAGTCGATAATGGCTCATCCTTGTCTGATGCTTTCGCCGTTATGGAAAAACATGGCGCCGCAACTTTGACCGAGTTTCCCTATGACAGCGACTATCGTGCGTGGAGCATGAACTCGGAACATTGGAAGCGTGCGATCAACTCTCGGATGAAACCCTTTAGCTATGCGCGCATCAATACTGATGCCGACATGGCCACAGTGAAACAAATCCTGGCCAACGGCCATGTCGTTTCGTTCGGAACTTACATTAACAGCTGGGTGTATCGAACGGTGCAAGCCAATCCGCAAGCCGCCGCAAATCCATTTGTGGGACAAGCGATTGCCACTCATATTAACGGCACCGTTTCGGGCCATGCCATGGTCATCGTCGGTTACGATGATACGATCTGGACAGACATCAATGGGAATGGCGTTGTCGAAGCCGCCGAGCTGGGTGCATTTAAAATCGCCAACTCGTTCGGAGCTTCTTGGAAAAACCAAGGTTATATCTGGGCCTCTTACGATGCCTTCCGCGCCACCTCCACAGTTCCCGGCTTTGCGCCGACGGGCAGAATCCAGCTTACCCAAAGCGGTCTCGTGTTTTATTCCACTTACACGTCTTATACTCCGCGCTTGCTAGCTGAAGTAAAGATGTCGCATGCGATGCGCACACAGATGGCGTTGCAATTTGGCTCTTCGGCAAACACAGCCAGCAGTCCTTCGGCTTCGTGGGCGCCTTTTGCCTTTGCAAGTCGTGGCGGTAACTACGCCTTTGATGGAACGACGGCTGAAAAAATGGGAAGTTTCTATTTTGATATATCCTCTTTAGCGGCGACCGACATCAATACGCAAAAGTTCTACCTAACGATGAAGGATTCCACGGCAGGAAGTGCGTTGACAACTTCGGCCTTCAACATTGTCAATCCAAGTGTGGGGAATACTTTGTTATCAGCGGCCAACGTCCCTTTAACGGTGGATGCAAACTCGAACACCTTGGTGGCGGGAACAACGCCGGAACCAACCCCGACGCCGACGCCAACCCCGACTCCAACACCTGTTGTTGATACGATTGCGCCCTCTGTTCCTACAAACCTGACGCTGTCTTTGACGACATCCAACCGCAACAGATCGGCCCGCTTCAACTTGGGATGGGCGGCTTCTACGGACAACGTCAAAGTCGTGAAATACTTCGTCTATCGTAACGGGGTGAAAATCGCTGAAACGACATCCCTGAGCTACAGTGATGGCAATATCAAAAAGAATACTTACTACAACTATCAGTTCACGGCCGTTGATGCCGCCGGCAACCAGTCGGCAAAATCCGGCACTGTCGTTGCTTTGTGGCGCTAAAAACAGAAAACTCCCCGAGGACTATCCTCCGGGGAGTTTTTTATATCAAGCCAACGCACTTGCTTGCCGTCACCGTGGCGGTCGATGGGAATCGATGGCCACGATAACGATGTCGATAAAAATCTTCTTTTAAAAACTCTACTTACGATTCAACTTGATCGATTGTCCACGACCCCAGCCTGGAATCGTTAAGGAACTTGCACGAGTCCATACGAACATCATCACAAAGCCCAAGATCAACATACCAATGCTCAAAAGCTGACCACGAGTCAAACCCAGCCATTGAAAACCGATATGCGCATCGGGCATCCGGAATTGTTCATCGGCAATACGCACAATTGCATAAAAAATAATAAAGCAGGCCGCGATGAACCCCGGCTTGCGTGGTTTTCTCCAAAGCAGGAAAAGCAATACGAAAAGCAATAAGCCTTCGCCAAAAGCCGCAAACAATTGGGAGGGATAACGAGGTGTCAACAAAGGCGCAATGGCCTCTTTCGCGGCCTCATTGCCATTTTGGATGGCGTCGATCGCCTTCGTCATCAAGGAATACACCTGTTCACGGGCCGTGCCATCGAAACGATATTTTTCGACGAGCTCCAACCATTGATCCCGAGCGACACCGATTTTCTCCATAACAGGAGTGAGTTCA
Encoded here:
- a CDS encoding adenylate/guanylate cyclase domain-containing protein, producing the protein MRIPISTKLITVTILILVAATGTITWISSDYFEKKASEQVDIANLESAAAKAKEVENIVSSLVDKTRVTASVLMKDTSDQNAASNDFEFNFTKDKNFVSLEILKLDGTAVQTVVRRVKEDVLRPYNLGSNYIINVRSWQKFPIRNVAQGNVELKNASYPKAPAMITIGIPLIRDAQGKITHVALADITLAPLEKPFTDPSERTQYLVDRYGELLAHKDEQKAMARLNVSNNPFVKKALAQKSPQYQTKFIDPDFEKNYFGASVKTSFGATVISQTSEETILEVSREVRRRAIFVAGSAISMAIFFIFLFSMTLTSPIEKLADMINLVSKGNFDVKARTQVKSHDEVGDLAEAFDHMTEGLKERDKVKSLFSKFHGSSVAEDLIGKDIGVGGQSKDVVVFFSDIRGFTAFSEKRSPEEVVEMLNEYFGVMVKIINSHGGVVDKFIGDAIMAVWGAPKSSDRDAHKAVRACLEMRRALEILNETRIGRGQPPINIGMGLHAGLAISGTIGSDERMEYTVIGNTVNTASRIEASTKAFGADLLISDTVIEKIGEDFKTELAGAAEVKGRSEALKMFKVRGYRAEDGTLVEVKTPYSDYEAEAADKVKVKAA
- a CDS encoding FtsX-like permease family protein; the protein is MVFLKLAIKSLKNRAFATTLTVLSIALSVMLLLSVERAKRAAEEGFTQTISKTDLIVGARSGSLQLILYTVFNMGNATHNISYETYQDLKKHPAIEWTIPYSLGDGHRGFRVVGTTEDFFNHYHFRGNQKVQLAQGAVFKDLWDVVIGADVARKLKYRLGDRIVVAHGVTKGEGIQNHADKPFVVTGIMEATGTPLDRAVYMSLEGMEALHIDWADGAAPTAEKAIPREQLHKESLKVHTLTAFFVGAKSRIETLKLQREINNYKEEPLLAVIPGVALSELWNGLSYVEGVLRIISWMVVLVGLVSMLIALTTTLNERRREMAILRAVGAKSSQIVGLLVFESALLTVVGIVLGTLFSWTLLAVLRPWIEGEFGLYLVGPWLTSMELLYILITFVGGTLMGLIPALRAQGLALKDGLSVKL
- a CDS encoding ABC transporter ATP-binding protein, coding for MSSSNILIEVRDLQYTYPGQSQPTLKIPEFSVLRGEELFLYGPSGTGKTTLLELFSGVLKPTQGSLKILGFDFGKMTDADRDAFRAEHMGYVFQNFNLIPYLSVQENIELPLHLSPARKARLGSVDTEMVIRALCGNLGIGDLLGKKVSQLSVGQQQRVAVARALLGKPDLILADEPTSALDTDHREKFLKLMFELADLYGTTVVFVSHDRTMEKLFSRSISLDSINRVG
- a CDS encoding DUF2796 domain-containing protein — its product is MIKILLLSTMLFAAREHGAHVHGAGKVSVAFDGKNGKIELHVPAEAIMGFEHQAKTKADKQKKEKALAKLEEKIAEMIVLDPALKCAIKKDIFEVNQQDSHAEIEAEFNVTCATPVAGSTITFNFTKQFSRLKKVQVDVLADGVQKSLQVQKNGDSVELK
- a CDS encoding DUF3299 domain-containing protein, with protein sequence MKKWVFAGVAVLVVVIGAVVYQTMFSRSAALTGVEVDWRLLGEMDYITGKSSSELQALHGKGVKIPGFMVPLEDEQRDVVEFLLVPSPQACIHVPPPPPNQMVYVKMKKGTEVAVGPIWVYGTLNLVTKKSMYGDASFELIGDAVEPYK
- the hisS gene encoding histidine--tRNA ligase; the encoded protein is MSNKIQRVRGTRDLLPEDSLLFRFVEESAYEKALLYGYGEIETPIFEFSDVFHRTLGETSDVVNKETYDFTDRGGESLTLRPEGTAGVARAFISEGMMQNLPLKFYYSGPMFRYERPQKGRYRQFYQLGAECLGYDSPLADVECIAMAWDILKKIGISTECTLEINTLGDSESRAAYREALVKYFTAHQDQLSADSKMRLEKNPLRILDSKDEGDKKLNALAPKLEQYLNETSQHFFKKVLAGIEKLGIPYNVNSHLVRGLDYYCHTVFEFTTTKLGAQGTVLAGGRYDGLIETMGGPKTPGVGWAAGIDRLADLTPKELATKKEVIIAVVGADDLGEEESVKVAHEIRSRGFKTENFLSGKMQKKMQKANKIGAHYALILGGNEVTNKTVTVKNFATGEQKEISRADLATFDFK
- a CDS encoding C1 family peptidase; the protein is MKNFLKPVGGIIALTLTLHVSPSTVLAQNPGFRPGLKEMTQEEQQKLQRRKIKKVRPNRLGLERVNKERQRRGQAPLQVPTNQPEVDIEDSLQAAAPSPSIESAANSLLGAAPAQVDNSALPSFPPIVSQGTLGSCVAFATTYYLMSHEVCLTLGCDNKTQSARLYSPKWTYNMINGGVDNGSSLSDAFAVMEKHGAATLTEFPYDSDYRAWSMNSEHWKRAINSRMKPFSYARINTDADMATVKQILANGHVVSFGTYINSWVYRTVQANPQAAANPFVGQAIATHINGTVSGHAMVIVGYDDTIWTDINGNGVVEAAELGAFKIANSFGASWKNQGYIWASYDAFRATSTVPGFAPTGRIQLTQSGLVFYSTYTSYTPRLLAEVKMSHAMRTQMALQFGSSANTASSPSASWAPFAFASRGGNYAFDGTTAEKMGSFYFDISSLAATDINTQKFYLTMKDSTAGSALTTSAFNIVNPSVGNTLLSAANVPLTVDANSNTLVAGTTPEPTPTPTPTPTPTPVVDTIAPSVPTNLTLSLTTSNRNRSARFNLGWAASTDNVKVVKYFVYRNGVKIAETTSLSYSDGNIKKNTYYNYQFTAVDAAGNQSAKSGTVVALWR